A DNA window from Chiroxiphia lanceolata isolate bChiLan1 chromosome 6, bChiLan1.pri, whole genome shotgun sequence contains the following coding sequences:
- the MADD gene encoding MAP kinase-activating death domain protein isoform X14: protein MVQKKRICPRLLDYLVIIGARHPSSDSVAQTPELLRRYPLEDHADFPLPPDVVFFCQPEGCLSVRQKRMSFRDDTSFVFTLTDKDTGVIRYGICVNFYRSFQKRVPKEKGEGTGGHRGREGQKIPKSGEASAPQEEVGTESSESGSSLPAPSAESTPDVNRSPRSKRLAKGSHHSRNSTLTSLCILSHYPFFSTFRECLYTLKRLVDCCSERLLGKKLGIPRGVQRDTMWRIFTGSLLVEEKSSALLHDLREIEAWIYRLLRSPMPIAGQKRVDVEVLPHELQPALTFALPDPSRFTLVDFPLHLPLELLGVDACLQVLTCILLEHKIVLQSRDYNALSMSVMAFVAMIYPLEYMFPVIPLLPTCMASAEQLLLAPTPYIIGVPASFFLYKLDFKMPDDVWLIDLDTNRVIVPTNAESLPALPEPEASELKKHLKQCLVSMTAITQKQLLTPDNKALASMSLNTQPILNLEKFQEGQEVPLLLGRPQNDLQSTPSTEFNPLIYGNDVDSVDVATRVAMVRFFNSPNVLQGFQMHTRTLRLFPRPVVAFQANSFLASRPKQTPFADKLSRTQAVEYFGEWSLNPTNYAFQRIHNNMFDPALIGDKPKWYAHQLQPIHYRVYDSNSQLAEALNIPAEKETDSDPTDDSSGSDSVDYDDSSSSYSSLGDFVSEMMKCDINGDTPNVDPLTHAALGDASEVEFDDFQEYSGDMDEQTMDSENSQETNQPRSSSSTTASSSPSTVIHGANHLYVMQTSEQINDLTGPQEAADSAEIEEKLAAGFSNHLPSLPLQPGFPKISLDRRESDIAAGSMSSSEGVVRKREYDNPYFEPQYGFPTEDEDDEQEESYTPRFDQNLNGSRSQKLLRPNSLKLANDSDADSDSRASSPNSTVSNNSSEGFGGIMSFASSLYRNHSTSFSLSNLALPTKVGRDKNTPFPSLKVFGLNTIMEIITEAGPVSNEGNRRALVDQKSSVIKHSPTVKRESPSPQGRTSNSSENQQFLKEVVHNVLDGQGVGWLNMKRVRRLLESEQLRVFVLSKLNRTIQSEEDARQDVIQDVEISRKVYKGMLDLLKCTVLSLEHSYANAGLGGMASVFGLLEIAHTHYYNKEPEKRKRSPTDGSVTPVGKDPGSSPRVEPKPAMQLPVPQIMPKPPSPAGKGPREFDTRSLKEENFIASIGTEGVKQFDLGETDEKKSQISADSGLSLASGSQKSDFDSIPSGGPTVMVRSTSQDSEVSTVVSNSSGETLGADSDLSSNAGDGPSVENGGNLAGSRGTVSDSEIETNSATSSIFAKSHNLKQSVKDSKGSTPGRGPEDGNQRVYLYEGLLGRDKGSVWDQLEDAAMETFSMSKERSTLWDQMQFWEDAFLDAVMLEREGMGMDQGPQEMIDRYLSLGEHDRKRLEDDEDRLLATLLHNMIAYMLMIKVNKNDIRKKVRRLMGKSHIGLVHSQQINDILDKLANLSGRELPVRPSGSRHIKKQTFVVHAGTDTTGDIFFMEVCDDCIVLRSNIGTVYERWWYEKLINMTYCPKTKVLCLWRRNGQETQLNKFYTKKCRELYYCVKDSMERAAARQQSIKPGPELGGEFPVQDMKTGEGGLLQVTLEGINLKFMHSQERKVFIELNHIKKCNTVRGVFVLEEFVPETKEVVSHKYKTPMAHEICYSVLCLFSYVAAIRGKEAENKSKPPRPVSS from the exons GCACCCAAGCAGTGATAGTGTTGCTCAGACTCCTGAACTGCTGCGACGTTACCCTCTAGAAGACCATGCAGACTTTCCTCTACCGCCTGATGTTGTGTTCTTCTGCCAGCCAGAAGGATGTCTGAGTGTGCGGCAAAAACGCATGAGCTTCCGTGATGACACCTCCTTTGTCTTCACCCTCACAGACAAGGATACAGGTGTAATTCGCTATGGAATCTGTGTCAACTTCTACCGCTCCTTCCAGAAGCGAGTACccaaggagaagggagaaggcaCAGGGGGACATCGAGGTCGGGAGGGACAGAAGATCCCTAAATCTGGAGAGGCATCAGCACCCCAAGAGGAAGTGGGCACTGAGAGTTCAGAGAGTGGTTCTTCACTGCCGGCTCCAAGTGCAGAGTCTACCCCTGATGTGAATCGATCACCGCGCAGTAAGCGTCTGGCCAAAGGCAGTCATCACTCTCGGAACAGCACCCTGACTTCACTGTGCATCCTTAGTCATTATCCCTTCTTTTCCACATTTCGTGAGTGTCTCTACACCCTCAAGAGACTTGTGGACTGCTGTAGTGAGAGACTGTTGGGCAAGAAGTTGGGCATTCCTCGTGGAGTGCAGAG GGATACGATGTGGCGGATTTTCACAGGCTCTCTCCTGGTGGAAGAAAAGTCTAGTGCGTTGCTACACGACTTGCGGGAGATTGAGGCTTGGATATACCGTCTGCTCCGGTCACCAATGCCCATTGCTGGTCAGAAGCGGGTGGATGTGGAAGTCTTGCCACATGAGTTGCAACCAGCTTTGACCTTTGCTCTACCTGATCCATCCCGCTTCACCTTGGTGGATTTTCCATTACATCTCCCTTTAGAGTTGTTGGGAGTGGATGCCTGCCTGCAGGTGCTGACCTGCATCCTTTTGGAGCATAAG ATTGTATTGCAGTCCCGAGATTATAATGCGCTTTCTATGTCTGTGATGGCCTTTGTGGCCATGATCTACCCATTAGAGTACATGTTCCCCGTGatccctctgcttcccacctgCATGGCCTCTGCAGAACAg TTGCTTCTAGCCCCTACGCCTTATATCATTGGTGTTCCAGcaagtttctttctttacaaACTGGATTTTAAGATGCCTGATGATGTTTGGCTTATTGACCTGGATACCAACAGG GTGATTGTTCCCACAAATGCGGAATCtttgccagcactgccagaacCAGAAGCTTCAGAGctgaaaaagcatctgaaacaG TGTCTGGTTAGCATGACTGCAATCACTCAGAAACAGCTGCTCACACCCGACAACAAg GCCCTGGCCAGCATGAGTCTGAATACTCAGCCCATTCTTAATCTAGAGAAGttccaggaggggcaggaggtgccactgctgctgggaagaCCACAGAATGATTTGCAGTCTACTCCCTCCACAGAATTCAACCCCCTGATCTATGGAAATGATGTGGACTCTGTTGATGTGGCTACCAG aGTTGCTATGGTGAGATTCTTCAACTCACCAAATGTTTTGCAAGGTTTCCAAATGCATACTCGCACTCTTCGTCTCTTCCCACGACCGGTGGTGGCCTTCCAGGCAAATTCTTTTCTTGCCTCTAGGCCGAAGCAAACACCTTTTGCAGATAAGCTTTCCAGAACACAGGCAGTAGAATACTTTGGAGAATGGTCACTCAATCCTACTAACTATGCTTTCCAAAGAATTCATAACA ACATGTTTGACCCAGCCCTGATTGGTGACAAACCCAAGTGGTATGCTCACCAGCTGCAGCCGATCCACTATCGAGTCTATGACAGTAATTCACAGCTGGCTGAAGCACTGAATAtcccagcagagaaagaaacagattcTGATCCCACTGATGACAG CAGCGGCAGTGACAGTGTCGACTATGACGACTCAAGTTCCTCCTACTCCTCCCTTGGTGATTTTGTCAGTGAGATGATGAAATGTGACATTAATGGTGATACCCCAA ATGTTGACCCCCTGACTCATGCAGCCCTTGGTGATGCTAGTGAAGTGGAATTTGATGATTTTCAAGAATATTCAGGGGATATGGATGAACAGACCATGGACAGTGAGAACTCCCAGGAGACCAACCAGCCTCGTTCAAGTTCCAGTACTACAGCCAGTagcagccccagcactgtcATCCATGGAGCAAATCAT TTGTATGTAATGCAAACTAGCGAACAGATCAATGATTTGACTGGTCCACAGGAGGCAGCAGACTCGGCAGAAATAGAAGAGAAGTTGGCTGCTGGATTTTCAAACCACCTCCCTTCCTTGCCACTGCAACCAGGCTTTCCCAAGATAAGCTTGGATCGTCGTGAGAGTGACATCGCAGCTGGCAGCATGAGCTCCTCAGAAGGGGTGGTGAGGAAGCGAGAGTATGACAATCCATACTTTGAACCTCAGTATGGTTTTCCTACggaggatgaagatgatgagCAGGAAGAGAGCTACACCCCAAGATTTGACCAGAATCTCAATGGAAGCAG GTCTCAGAAGTTACTCCGGCCAAACAGTTTAAAACTGGCCAATGATTCTGATGCAGATTCAGATTCCAGGGCCAGCTCCCCAAACTCTACTGTCTCCAACAACAGCAGTGAAGGTTTTGGGGGCATCATGTCTTTTGCAA GCAGCTTGTACAGAAACCACAGCACAAGTTTCAGTTTGTCCAACTTAGCCCTACCAACGAAAGTTGGGAGAGACAAGAATACTCCTTTTCCCAGCCTGAAAG TATTTGGGTTAAATACTATAATGGAGATTATTACTGAAGCTGGCCCAGTAAGCAATGAAG GAAATAGACGAGCTCTTGTGGATCAAAAATCTTCAGTCATAAAGCACAGCCCAACAGTGAAGAGGGAATCTCCATCGCCTCAGGGACGAACTAGCAATTCCAG TGAGAACCAGCAGTTCCTGAAGGAGGTGGTACACAATGTTCTTGATGGGCAGGGTGTTGGCTGGCTGAATATGAAGAGAGTCCGACGTCTGCTGGAGAGTGAGCAGCTCCGTGTCTTTGTACTAAGCAAGCTGAATCGCACCATCCAGTCAGAAGAAGATGCTCGACAGGATGTCATACAGGACGTG GAGATCAGCCGCAAGGTTTATAAAGGCATGCTGGACTTGCTGAAGTGCACAGTCTTAAGCTTGGAGCATTCATATGCAAATGCTGGCCTGGGAGGCATGGCCAGTGTTTTTGGCCTGCTAGAGATAGCACATACTCACTATTATAATAAAG aaccagaaaagagaaaacGAAGTCCAACAGATGGATCTGTCACTCCAGTTGGCAAGGATCCTGGATCATCCCCAAGAGTGGAGCCAAAACCTGCGATGCAGCTGCCGGTACCTCAGATAATGCCAAAGCCACCAAGCCCTGCAGGCAAAGGGCCAAGGGAGTTTGACACAAGAAgtctaaaggaagaaaattttattgCTTCCATTG gAACAGAAGGTGTGAAACAATTCGATTTGGGAGAAACAGATGAGAAGAAATCCCAAATCAGTGCAGACAGTGGCCTCAGTTTGGCCTCAGGTTCTCAG AAGAGTGATTTTGACTCTATTCCCAGTGGAGGACCAACAGTTATGGTCCGAAGTACAAGCCAGGATTCTGAAGTCAGCACTGTG GTTAGTAACAGTTCTGGAGAGACATTAGGAGCAGACAGTGACTTGAGTAGCAATGCTGGTGATGGCCCGAGTGTGGAAAATGGTGGCAATTTGGCAGGATCCAGAGGCACTGTGTCAGACAGCGAAATTGAGACAAACTCTGCTACTAGCTCTATCTTT GCGAAGTCTCACAACCTGAAGCAGAGTGTGAAGGATAGCAAAGGCAGTACTCCAGGGAGAGGTCCAGAGGATGGGAACCAACGTGTCTATCTATATGAAGGACTTTTGG GTAGGGATAAAGGATCTGTCTGGGACCAGTTAGAGGATGCTGCAATGGAAACCTTCTCTATGA GCAAAGAGCGTTCAACTTTATGGGACCAGATGCAGTTCTGGGAAGATGCTTTTTTGGATGCTGTAATGTTAGAGAGAGAAGGAATGGGGATGGACCAGGGACCTCAGGAGATGATTGACAG GTATCTTTCCCTGGGAGAACATGATCGAAAGCGTTTGGAGGATGATGAGGACCGTTTGTTGGCTACACTGCTGCATAATATGATTGCCTATATGCTTATGataaag GTGAACAAGAATGATATTAGGAAAAAGGTGCGGCGTCTAATGGGAAAATCACATATTGGATTGGTGCACAGTCAGCAAATAAATGATATTCTAGACAAACTTGCCAATCTG agtGGACGGGAACTCCCTGTGAGACCCAGTGGCAGCCGCCATATCAAGAAGCAGACTTTTGTAGTACATGCTGGGACAGACACAACAGGAGACATATTTTTTATGGAG GTATGTGATGATTGTATTGTGCTTAGAAGCAACATTGGAACTGTATATGAACGTTGGTGGTATGAGAAACTCATCAACATGACTTACTGTCCCAAAACAAAAGTGCTCTGCCTCTGGCGCAGGAATGGTCAGGAGACACAACTGAACAAGTTCTACACAAAGAAG
- the MADD gene encoding MAP kinase-activating death domain protein isoform X30 — MVQKKRICPRLLDYLVIIGARHPSSDSVAQTPELLRRYPLEDHADFPLPPDVVFFCQPEGCLSVRQKRMSFRDDTSFVFTLTDKDTGVIRYGICVNFYRSFQKRVPKEKGEGTGGHRGREGQKIPKSGEASAPQEEVGTESSESGSSLPAPSAESTPDVNRSPRSKRLAKGSHHSRNSTLTSLCILSHYPFFSTFRECLYTLKRLVDCCSERLLGKKLGIPRGVQRDTMWRIFTGSLLVEEKSSALLHDLREIEAWIYRLLRSPMPIAGQKRVDVEVLPHELQPALTFALPDPSRFTLVDFPLHLPLELLGVDACLQVLTCILLEHKIVLQSRDYNALSMSVMAFVAMIYPLEYMFPVIPLLPTCMASAEQLLLAPTPYIIGVPASFFLYKLDFKMPDDVWLIDLDTNRVIVPTNAESLPALPEPEASELKKHLKQCLVSMTAITQKQLLTPDNKALASMSLNTQPILNLEKFQEGQEVPLLLGRPQNDLQSTPSTEFNPLIYGNDVDSVDVATRVAMVRFFNSPNVLQGFQMHTRTLRLFPRPVVAFQANSFLASRPKQTPFADKLSRTQAVEYFGEWSLNPTNYAFQRIHNNMFDPALIGDKPKWYAHQLQPIHYRVYDSNSQLAEALNIPAEKETDSDPTDDSSGSDSVDYDDSSSSYSSLGDFVSEMMKCDINGDTPNVDPLTHAALGDASEVEFDDFQEYSGDMDEQTMDSENSQETNQPRSSSSTTASSSPSTVIHGANHLYVMQTSEQINDLTGPQEAADSAEIEEKLAAGFSNHLPSLPLQPGFPKISLDRRESDIAAGSMSSSEGVVRKREYDNPYFEPQYGFPTEDEDDEQEESYTPRFDQNLNGSRSQKLLRPNSLKLANDSDADSDSRASSPNSTVSNNSSEGFGGIMSFASSLYRNHSTSFSLSNLALPTKVGRDKNTPFPSLKVFGLNTIMEIITEAGPVSNEGNRRALVDQKSSVIKHSPTVKRESPSPQGRTSNSSENQQFLKEVVHNVLDGQGVGWLNMKRVRRLLESEQLRVFVLSKLNRTIQSEEDARQDVIQDVEISRKVYKGMLDLLKCTVLSLEHSYANAGLGGMASVFGLLEIAHTHYYNKEPEKRKRSPTDGSVTPVGKDPGSSPRVEPKPAMQLPVPQIMPKPPSPAGKGPREFDTRSLKEENFIASIGTEGVKQFDLGETDEKKSQISADSGLSLASGSQKSDFDSIPSGGPTVMVRSTSQDSEVSTVVSNSSGETLGADSDLSSNAGDGPSVENGGNLAGSRGTVSDSEIETNSATSSIFAKSHNLKQSVKDSKGSTPGRGPEDGNQRVYLYEGLLGKERSTLWDQMQFWEDAFLDAVMLEREGMGMDQGPQEMIDRYLSLGEHDRKRLEDDEDRLLATLLHNMIAYMLMIKVNKNDIRKKVRRLMGKSHIGLVHSQQINDILDKLANLSGRELPVRPSGSRHIKKQTFVVHAGTDTTGDIFFMEVCDDCIVLRSNIGTVYERWWYEKLINMTYCPKTKVLCLWRRNGQETQLNKFYTKKCRELYYCVKDSMERAAARQQSIKPGPELGGEFPVQDMKTGEGGLLQVTLEGINLKFMHSQVFIELNHIKKCNTVRGVFVLEEFVPETKEVVSHKYKTPMAHEICYSVLCLFSYVAAIRGKEAENKSKPPRPVSS; from the exons GCACCCAAGCAGTGATAGTGTTGCTCAGACTCCTGAACTGCTGCGACGTTACCCTCTAGAAGACCATGCAGACTTTCCTCTACCGCCTGATGTTGTGTTCTTCTGCCAGCCAGAAGGATGTCTGAGTGTGCGGCAAAAACGCATGAGCTTCCGTGATGACACCTCCTTTGTCTTCACCCTCACAGACAAGGATACAGGTGTAATTCGCTATGGAATCTGTGTCAACTTCTACCGCTCCTTCCAGAAGCGAGTACccaaggagaagggagaaggcaCAGGGGGACATCGAGGTCGGGAGGGACAGAAGATCCCTAAATCTGGAGAGGCATCAGCACCCCAAGAGGAAGTGGGCACTGAGAGTTCAGAGAGTGGTTCTTCACTGCCGGCTCCAAGTGCAGAGTCTACCCCTGATGTGAATCGATCACCGCGCAGTAAGCGTCTGGCCAAAGGCAGTCATCACTCTCGGAACAGCACCCTGACTTCACTGTGCATCCTTAGTCATTATCCCTTCTTTTCCACATTTCGTGAGTGTCTCTACACCCTCAAGAGACTTGTGGACTGCTGTAGTGAGAGACTGTTGGGCAAGAAGTTGGGCATTCCTCGTGGAGTGCAGAG GGATACGATGTGGCGGATTTTCACAGGCTCTCTCCTGGTGGAAGAAAAGTCTAGTGCGTTGCTACACGACTTGCGGGAGATTGAGGCTTGGATATACCGTCTGCTCCGGTCACCAATGCCCATTGCTGGTCAGAAGCGGGTGGATGTGGAAGTCTTGCCACATGAGTTGCAACCAGCTTTGACCTTTGCTCTACCTGATCCATCCCGCTTCACCTTGGTGGATTTTCCATTACATCTCCCTTTAGAGTTGTTGGGAGTGGATGCCTGCCTGCAGGTGCTGACCTGCATCCTTTTGGAGCATAAG ATTGTATTGCAGTCCCGAGATTATAATGCGCTTTCTATGTCTGTGATGGCCTTTGTGGCCATGATCTACCCATTAGAGTACATGTTCCCCGTGatccctctgcttcccacctgCATGGCCTCTGCAGAACAg TTGCTTCTAGCCCCTACGCCTTATATCATTGGTGTTCCAGcaagtttctttctttacaaACTGGATTTTAAGATGCCTGATGATGTTTGGCTTATTGACCTGGATACCAACAGG GTGATTGTTCCCACAAATGCGGAATCtttgccagcactgccagaacCAGAAGCTTCAGAGctgaaaaagcatctgaaacaG TGTCTGGTTAGCATGACTGCAATCACTCAGAAACAGCTGCTCACACCCGACAACAAg GCCCTGGCCAGCATGAGTCTGAATACTCAGCCCATTCTTAATCTAGAGAAGttccaggaggggcaggaggtgccactgctgctgggaagaCCACAGAATGATTTGCAGTCTACTCCCTCCACAGAATTCAACCCCCTGATCTATGGAAATGATGTGGACTCTGTTGATGTGGCTACCAG aGTTGCTATGGTGAGATTCTTCAACTCACCAAATGTTTTGCAAGGTTTCCAAATGCATACTCGCACTCTTCGTCTCTTCCCACGACCGGTGGTGGCCTTCCAGGCAAATTCTTTTCTTGCCTCTAGGCCGAAGCAAACACCTTTTGCAGATAAGCTTTCCAGAACACAGGCAGTAGAATACTTTGGAGAATGGTCACTCAATCCTACTAACTATGCTTTCCAAAGAATTCATAACA ACATGTTTGACCCAGCCCTGATTGGTGACAAACCCAAGTGGTATGCTCACCAGCTGCAGCCGATCCACTATCGAGTCTATGACAGTAATTCACAGCTGGCTGAAGCACTGAATAtcccagcagagaaagaaacagattcTGATCCCACTGATGACAG CAGCGGCAGTGACAGTGTCGACTATGACGACTCAAGTTCCTCCTACTCCTCCCTTGGTGATTTTGTCAGTGAGATGATGAAATGTGACATTAATGGTGATACCCCAA ATGTTGACCCCCTGACTCATGCAGCCCTTGGTGATGCTAGTGAAGTGGAATTTGATGATTTTCAAGAATATTCAGGGGATATGGATGAACAGACCATGGACAGTGAGAACTCCCAGGAGACCAACCAGCCTCGTTCAAGTTCCAGTACTACAGCCAGTagcagccccagcactgtcATCCATGGAGCAAATCAT TTGTATGTAATGCAAACTAGCGAACAGATCAATGATTTGACTGGTCCACAGGAGGCAGCAGACTCGGCAGAAATAGAAGAGAAGTTGGCTGCTGGATTTTCAAACCACCTCCCTTCCTTGCCACTGCAACCAGGCTTTCCCAAGATAAGCTTGGATCGTCGTGAGAGTGACATCGCAGCTGGCAGCATGAGCTCCTCAGAAGGGGTGGTGAGGAAGCGAGAGTATGACAATCCATACTTTGAACCTCAGTATGGTTTTCCTACggaggatgaagatgatgagCAGGAAGAGAGCTACACCCCAAGATTTGACCAGAATCTCAATGGAAGCAG GTCTCAGAAGTTACTCCGGCCAAACAGTTTAAAACTGGCCAATGATTCTGATGCAGATTCAGATTCCAGGGCCAGCTCCCCAAACTCTACTGTCTCCAACAACAGCAGTGAAGGTTTTGGGGGCATCATGTCTTTTGCAA GCAGCTTGTACAGAAACCACAGCACAAGTTTCAGTTTGTCCAACTTAGCCCTACCAACGAAAGTTGGGAGAGACAAGAATACTCCTTTTCCCAGCCTGAAAG TATTTGGGTTAAATACTATAATGGAGATTATTACTGAAGCTGGCCCAGTAAGCAATGAAG GAAATAGACGAGCTCTTGTGGATCAAAAATCTTCAGTCATAAAGCACAGCCCAACAGTGAAGAGGGAATCTCCATCGCCTCAGGGACGAACTAGCAATTCCAG TGAGAACCAGCAGTTCCTGAAGGAGGTGGTACACAATGTTCTTGATGGGCAGGGTGTTGGCTGGCTGAATATGAAGAGAGTCCGACGTCTGCTGGAGAGTGAGCAGCTCCGTGTCTTTGTACTAAGCAAGCTGAATCGCACCATCCAGTCAGAAGAAGATGCTCGACAGGATGTCATACAGGACGTG GAGATCAGCCGCAAGGTTTATAAAGGCATGCTGGACTTGCTGAAGTGCACAGTCTTAAGCTTGGAGCATTCATATGCAAATGCTGGCCTGGGAGGCATGGCCAGTGTTTTTGGCCTGCTAGAGATAGCACATACTCACTATTATAATAAAG aaccagaaaagagaaaacGAAGTCCAACAGATGGATCTGTCACTCCAGTTGGCAAGGATCCTGGATCATCCCCAAGAGTGGAGCCAAAACCTGCGATGCAGCTGCCGGTACCTCAGATAATGCCAAAGCCACCAAGCCCTGCAGGCAAAGGGCCAAGGGAGTTTGACACAAGAAgtctaaaggaagaaaattttattgCTTCCATTG gAACAGAAGGTGTGAAACAATTCGATTTGGGAGAAACAGATGAGAAGAAATCCCAAATCAGTGCAGACAGTGGCCTCAGTTTGGCCTCAGGTTCTCAG AAGAGTGATTTTGACTCTATTCCCAGTGGAGGACCAACAGTTATGGTCCGAAGTACAAGCCAGGATTCTGAAGTCAGCACTGTG GTTAGTAACAGTTCTGGAGAGACATTAGGAGCAGACAGTGACTTGAGTAGCAATGCTGGTGATGGCCCGAGTGTGGAAAATGGTGGCAATTTGGCAGGATCCAGAGGCACTGTGTCAGACAGCGAAATTGAGACAAACTCTGCTACTAGCTCTATCTTT GCGAAGTCTCACAACCTGAAGCAGAGTGTGAAGGATAGCAAAGGCAGTACTCCAGGGAGAGGTCCAGAGGATGGGAACCAACGTGTCTATCTATATGAAGGACTTTTGG GCAAAGAGCGTTCAACTTTATGGGACCAGATGCAGTTCTGGGAAGATGCTTTTTTGGATGCTGTAATGTTAGAGAGAGAAGGAATGGGGATGGACCAGGGACCTCAGGAGATGATTGACAG GTATCTTTCCCTGGGAGAACATGATCGAAAGCGTTTGGAGGATGATGAGGACCGTTTGTTGGCTACACTGCTGCATAATATGATTGCCTATATGCTTATGataaag GTGAACAAGAATGATATTAGGAAAAAGGTGCGGCGTCTAATGGGAAAATCACATATTGGATTGGTGCACAGTCAGCAAATAAATGATATTCTAGACAAACTTGCCAATCTG agtGGACGGGAACTCCCTGTGAGACCCAGTGGCAGCCGCCATATCAAGAAGCAGACTTTTGTAGTACATGCTGGGACAGACACAACAGGAGACATATTTTTTATGGAG GTATGTGATGATTGTATTGTGCTTAGAAGCAACATTGGAACTGTATATGAACGTTGGTGGTATGAGAAACTCATCAACATGACTTACTGTCCCAAAACAAAAGTGCTCTGCCTCTGGCGCAGGAATGGTCAGGAGACACAACTGAACAAGTTCTACACAAAGAAG